The genomic region CTAGGTGGGGGTGCTTTCGAACTGCTGACGGTTCTGGTAACTCGAAATCACCCTTACCCTAACCCTCTCCCGGAGTACCGGGAGAGGGGATCAGTCACATCAGGAAATAGTCGTCCACGTTCAGGAACGCCCGCTGCGCTTCGGGGGAAGCGTTGCGGATCGGGTCATCGGCGCCCGCCGGTTCACTACGGTAGGCAGTGATGCGCAGCGGCGTGCAGGTGTATTGCGGGCGCGGGTCGAGCACATGGGGGGTGTTGGCGAACACCACCAGCACGTTCATGTCGGCCCGCAGTTCGACGACGTCGCCGGGCTTGGATGACTTTTCGTTGAACGTCATCGCGCCGGATTTCTCGATGCGCACGTTCTTGAAGAAGTTCACGTTCGGCATCACGTCGCGCTTGCCCAGTCCGTGCTTGGCCAGCGCGATCAGGAACCGCTCGCGGGCGTTGGGGTGGGGCGTGTAGTTAGCGCCGGTGCCGTACTTGGCGGCGTTCGTCTTGGGGTTGCTGGCACCGCAGAACGTGTCGTGTTGGCCGCAGGTGTCATGCAGGATGCTCATCAGCGAACGGCCCATGTCGCTCAGCAGCAGCTTGCCTTGGCCCAGGTAGCCGTTCCACTGCACCTTGATCGTGTCGGCGACATTCAGACGCT from Tepidisphaeraceae bacterium harbors:
- a CDS encoding urea amidolyase associated protein UAAP1: MPESSTATPLKAREHARAQAGTVTDDMPILPASNATDLPPGLRPQDVLWEETIAGGGYASRVLKRGSRLRLTNVGGDACCNFLIYNADRPLERLNVADTIKVQWNGYLGQGKLLLSDMGRSLMSILHDTCGQHDTFCGASNPKTNAAKYGTGANYTPHPNARERFLIALAKHGLGKRDVMPNVNFFKNVRIEKSGAMTFNEKSSKPGDVVELRADMNVLVVFANTPHVLDPRPQYTCTPLRITAYRSEPAGADDPIRNASPEAQRAFLNVDDYFLM